In Pollutimonas sp. M17, a single genomic region encodes these proteins:
- a CDS encoding TonB-dependent receptor, translating to MPQRPLLHPPLLRHLAAAGLLVASTGAMAQTSAPATELPAVTVQGSRDGGLEPSYAGGQVARGGSLGLLGTGDVMDTPFSTVNYTSELIEDQQAKTLADVVTQDASVRTTTSAAGFSEDFMIRGFTIGSGDTGMNGLYGLLSANRVPIEIVERVELLKGPGTLMRGIPPNGGIGGSINVVTKRAQDEPLTRLTTSYTSKANFGTHLDVGRRFGEDNAWGIRFNGVLRGGEASINDGKQNLGLGALALDYRGARLRWSLDAIYSDDKMDDFRGQIAFRPDITAIPEAPDGRITFYPGTDLTQEDRTIASRLEYDLTDSLTAYAGVGYRDNKIKQIFPANTSGGIDANGNFEVGNNYYDSYSKTLSGDIGIRAHFDTWGVGHSLTLGATRLEQEIGNGYSPGTSRAPSNIYDPAPLPALPATRIATQRSGETTLDSIAIADTLSFAQDTVLLTVGARKQTVKTDSYSTTTGAKTGSYKADEISPVAGIVIKPLSNVSVYGNFTEGLTAGSVVGPDYKNRGEVLKPYKSKQYEAGIKVDWGRVTTTAAVYQLARPTAFADGPVSAPNSEKNYGYYGEQRNRGLELSVYGELQPGLRMMASAAFVQGKLTKTRDGLNEGNAAPGVPNRTFNVGLDWDTPWVQGLSLNGRVAHTSSTYISDANTLKLPSITTFGVGARYRTKVAGKSVVLRADIDNLTDKKYWLVSTVRGAYATNAAGRTVMLSASVDF from the coding sequence ATGCCACAACGACCCTTGCTCCATCCACCCCTGCTGCGGCATCTGGCCGCTGCCGGCCTTCTGGTCGCTTCCACCGGAGCGATGGCGCAGACGTCGGCGCCCGCCACAGAGTTGCCGGCAGTCACCGTGCAAGGCAGTCGCGACGGCGGCCTGGAGCCGTCCTACGCGGGCGGGCAGGTGGCGCGGGGCGGCAGCCTGGGCCTGCTGGGAACGGGCGATGTCATGGACACGCCTTTCAGCACGGTCAACTACACCTCGGAATTGATCGAGGACCAGCAGGCCAAGACGCTGGCTGATGTGGTCACTCAGGATGCCTCGGTCCGCACGACGACCTCCGCTGCTGGCTTCAGTGAAGACTTCATGATTCGGGGATTTACCATCGGATCGGGCGACACGGGTATGAATGGCTTATACGGCTTGCTGTCCGCCAATCGAGTACCAATTGAAATCGTTGAACGTGTCGAATTGCTGAAAGGGCCCGGCACACTCATGCGCGGCATTCCTCCCAATGGCGGCATAGGCGGCAGCATCAACGTCGTGACCAAGCGCGCCCAAGACGAGCCGCTTACTCGCCTGACCACCAGCTACACCAGCAAGGCCAACTTTGGCACACATCTGGATGTGGGCCGTCGTTTTGGTGAGGATAATGCTTGGGGCATACGCTTTAACGGCGTGCTACGGGGCGGTGAGGCGTCCATCAACGACGGCAAGCAGAACCTGGGTTTGGGAGCGCTTGCCCTAGACTACCGGGGAGCACGTCTACGCTGGTCATTGGACGCTATCTATTCGGATGATAAGATGGACGACTTCCGAGGGCAGATCGCTTTCCGGCCCGATATCACTGCGATCCCGGAAGCGCCGGATGGGCGAATTACCTTTTATCCCGGCACAGATCTAACGCAAGAGGATCGGACCATTGCGTCGCGGCTGGAATATGACCTTACCGATAGCCTGACGGCCTACGCTGGAGTGGGGTACCGCGACAATAAGATAAAACAGATTTTCCCGGCTAACACCAGTGGCGGCATCGATGCCAATGGCAATTTCGAAGTGGGAAATAACTACTACGACTCCTACTCTAAAACATTGAGTGGTGATATTGGTATAAGAGCCCATTTTGATACTTGGGGCGTCGGCCACTCATTGACCTTAGGTGCCACGCGCTTGGAACAGGAAATCGGTAATGGCTATTCACCGGGCACATCTAGGGCTCCGTCGAATATCTACGATCCTGCGCCGTTGCCTGCCCTTCCCGCGACTCGTATTGCGACGCAGCGGTCCGGTGAAACTACGCTGGACAGTATCGCAATTGCCGATACTTTGTCGTTTGCTCAAGATACGGTGTTACTCACCGTGGGCGCAAGAAAACAGACAGTGAAAACTGATAGTTACAGCACGACTACCGGCGCAAAAACAGGGAGCTACAAGGCTGACGAAATTTCGCCTGTTGCAGGTATCGTAATCAAGCCGTTAAGCAATGTATCGGTCTACGGCAATTTTACGGAAGGGCTAACGGCGGGCTCCGTCGTAGGGCCTGACTATAAAAATAGGGGCGAAGTTCTTAAGCCGTACAAATCCAAGCAATATGAAGCCGGTATAAAGGTGGATTGGGGACGGGTGACCACTACTGCTGCGGTCTATCAGTTGGCGCGCCCCACCGCTTTCGCTGATGGGCCTGTGAGCGCACCCAATAGTGAGAAAAACTACGGTTATTATGGTGAGCAGCGTAATCGGGGCTTGGAACTCAGCGTCTACGGCGAATTGCAGCCCGGCTTGCGTATGATGGCCAGCGCTGCTTTCGTTCAAGGTAAGCTGACGAAAACCCGCGATGGTTTGAACGAGGGCAATGCGGCACCGGGTGTGCCCAACCGAACATTCAATGTGGGTCTGGACTGGGATACTCCGTGGGTGCAAGGGCTGAGCCTGAATGGACGTGTTGCCCATACTTCCTCTACGTACATCAGCGATGCCAATACGCTGAAGCTTCCCAGCATCACAACCTTTGGTGTGGGCGCGCGCTACCGCACCAAGGTAGCAGGTAAGTCAGTCGTATTGCGAGCTGACATCGATAATCTCACAGACAAGAAGTATTGGCTGGTCAGCACCGTCAGGGGGGCCTATGCAACCAACGCCGCAGGCCGTACGGTCATGCTGTCCGCCTCGGTGGACTTCTAA
- a CDS encoding DUF3649 domain-containing protein, whose amino-acid sequence MNALMRRARHIAPLVSRIVAALFGGYVLAALASVATLALPMSKPQAVLAGMLASFVIYACAVIWVFAARSALRAWAGLLAVAVPLLAAAWPVWFQGSLL is encoded by the coding sequence ATGAACGCATTGATGCGCAGGGCGCGCCACATCGCCCCGCTCGTCTCCCGTATCGTGGCCGCCCTTTTCGGCGGCTACGTACTGGCCGCGCTGGCCAGTGTGGCAACGCTGGCCTTGCCCATGAGCAAGCCGCAGGCGGTGCTGGCCGGCATGCTGGCCAGCTTCGTCATTTATGCCTGCGCCGTGATTTGGGTCTTCGCGGCGCGCAGCGCCCTGCGGGCCTGGGCCGGATTGCTGGCAGTGGCCGTGCCGCTGCTGGCGGCCGCCTGGCCCGTCTGGTTTCAAGGAAGCCTGTTGTGA